Below is a window of Culturomica massiliensis DNA.
TAAAAGATAACGCTTGGATGGTCCCTATTCCACTACAAGATACAATACAAAGTGAAACGTATTATGTGAAATACACAAATAGCAACGTGTATCGTATTGCTTTTCAGACATTTGTTAATGATGATATTTTTCATTACAAACCGATACAAGACCGTTTTCCGTTAAAAAATAATACAATTTTGTTTAATGGAATAAAATTAAGAAAGAAAAAATAAAATAAACAGTCCCGCGAAATGAACTGCACTCCAAAAGTTTCGTGTCTAACTTTTGAGGCGCAGTTCATTTTTTTATTGTTAGACAGCCTCTTTTTTATCTACATATTTTTCCTATCCTTTTCAAATAAATTTGAATTGTTGAATACAATATTTTAAATTTGTTACATAATGCCAGGGAAGGTAGTACGATTATGGCCGGTTATGAATACGGTTACGGCGGAGGTAAGTTAAAGGTATCGGGCGGGGACGGCAGCGGTTATGTTTATGTGGGAAGTCTGGTGTACCGGGTTATGGGTAGTTCTTATCTGGCTTATGAATTGCAATTCAAACACGCTTTGTGGAAACATTGTACACTTTTGTTTCGGGGAGAAATGTTGTTTAGATATTATGGTATAGTAAAAGAGGAGAACCCGGACCGTTATCGTCAGATGCGTCCTTTTATTTTAAAATATTGGTATAAATGAACAGATTTCTTTTTTTTATAATTTTTGGAATGCTTTTTGGTTTCCACGGATGTCGTAAGCCGGAGTCTTTGGTTGATAAGATCAATATCCGTATAGATCAAGTCTATTCGAATCAATATCCGGATAAATATTATCCATTGGGAGAGAGTTTTATGGGATTTCTTTTTTTGGATATCACCATAGAGAATCATAGTGATAGTGTTGTGCGTATATTTATGCGGGACTATCCGGAACTTCCTAGCAGGCATCCTTCCCGCTTGAACGGAGCTTATGGTATATATCAGGGTGATACGCTTGAAATGGAAGCTCATCGTATTTTAAATATTCCTCCCCATAGTTTTGAAACGCGTCAGTTTATGTATGGAAACGATTGGCTGGAGTATCTTTATAACAGAGGTAATTACTCTACGATTCCTAATTTTATGGAAACGCTTTTTCGTAACAGTCATTTTTATTTTGTTATAAATGAACGTTATATTCGTAAATTGGAACCTTCTCCCGATTTGAATATTGATTTTCTGGGTCGTCCAAATGAAGATGGGGAATGGATACTTATAGGTCCTCTTCGTAAAGGGATATTGCATGATAAGTAATAGGTCATTTTTAATCTATTCCCGGCAAAATTTCTGCTGGGATTTTTTAATCTATATATTTTTTGGGTCTTTTCAAATAAATTTAAATTTTGAATATAATCTTCTACATTTGTTACACAATGTCAGGGAAGGTGGTACGATTATAGCTGGTTATGAATACGGTTACGGCGGAGTTAAGTTAAAGGTATGGGACAGTGACGGCAACGGTTATGCTTATGTAGGAAGCTTGGTTTACCGGGTTACGGGTAGTTCTTTTGTTTTTGAAAGCGGGCTTTTTAGTGAGGGGGTGGTGAGCGGCAGCGGTATCTGTTATCCTCTGAAAGATCATCTGGGTAGTATCCGTGCGATTATAGACGGCAACGGCCGTTTACTGGAAGAGAACGATTATTATGCCTTCGGTCACCGGCATCCCCGCAGCGAACAGGCACAGTCTTCCGCAAACCGTTTTAAATACAACGGCAAGGAATTACAGACGGTCGGCGGCCTGGGTTATCTGGACTACGGCGCCCGCCTGTACGACCAGTCCTCGGGGCGGTGGTTTACGACGGCCCCTTGTCTGAAAAGTATTACGGTTTGAGTCCGTATGTATATTGTGGGAATAATCCGTTAAGGTATGTTGATCCGGATGGAAGAGATGCGGTATATATTGCTTTTCCAGATTATAAAATATCTGCTTTTGGAAAACAATGGTCTAATTTAGGACACGCAGGAATATGGTTAATTGACAATAAAACGGGGATAACTAAATATTACGAATATGGAAGATATGATAAAGCAGAAATAGGTGAAGTTAGGCAACGGACAATATCGAATATTGTAATGGGAAAAGAGGATAAACCGACTGCGGAGTCTTTGAATAAAGTTATGGGGAAATATCTGAAATAGCAGGACACGGAGGGCGAATTGAGGGTGCTTATATCAAAAGCGATAAATTTAAGGAAATGAATGATTATGCGCAGCGCAGTCCAAAAAAGCCGAAAATAACGATCCCGATAGAAAAGAATACTCAATAATGAGTAATAACTGTGGGACATTTGCCACTGAGGTTGTTAAACAAGACTCAGAAGTAAAGAAGAAAGCACCAACAATTGTTGATCCCAGGCCTAATAGCATTGTAAAAGAATACCAAGATAATTTCAAGCCTGTTACCTATAATCCAAAAACTAAAAAAACGATATTGGAGGAATAGATATGAGTGAACAAAATATTTCAATATGGGAAGTTCTATTGTTACAACTTTTTTTAGGTTCTATAATATATATAGTTGGTAGTATTGTATTGTTTTTCGTTTTGCGAAAGGTAGTAAGTTACAAATATAAAATAGTTTCATTATTGTTAGTTCAATTGGGGATTTCGGTTTTATTATCACTTATTATTTGGAAATCTTGGATTATTAATATTGATATAATGATATTGGAATTTATTAATTTACCTGCTTTGTTTTCTGAACTTATTACAATTCCAATAATTTATTTTATTTTGAAAAAAACAAAATAAATTATATGAAAGAGAAGCCCCGTAAATGCGGGGTTTTCTTTTTAGGGGATGGTGAAAAAGCCATCTAAAGAAGATAAAAGATAAATTGTTTTCCTTTTGTTCTGGTTGTCGAAGTTCTTTATTATCTTCATAAAGAGAGATTGAATGATAAGGAATAAGAATGTTTTACTATTTTCCCGTCAGAAATTCTGTCGGGATTTTTTTGTTTTTATATGATGTAAATTTTTTTGTCATTCGAATCGTGTAGCTTTTGTGTTGTTCCGGTTGAATAACAGATATGTCATGTGATAAAATTGAAATAAGTTATTGTTCGAATTGTCTGACAATGCTTGATTCATTTTTTATTATTTATTAAATCTTTTCAATTATGAAAATTTTGGGACTTTTTACGTGTGCTGTGCTATTGTTTAGTTGGGATGTATCTGGCGGCAGCTATGACATTTACGGTAACCTGTCAAAAGGCAGTCGAAAAAATTTGAATTTTGAATGCAATCTTCTAAATTTGTTACACAAGGTCAGGGAAGGTGGTACGATTATAGCTGTTTATGAATACGGTTAGGGCGGAGTTAAGTTAAAGGTATGGGGTAGTGACAGCAACGGTTATGCTTATGTGGGGAAGTCTGGTTTACCGGTTTACGGGTGGTAGTTCTTTTGTTTTTGAAAGTGGGCTTTTCGGTGAGGGAGTGGTGAGCGGCAGCAGTATCTGTTATCATCTGAAAGATCATCTGGGCAGTATCCGTGCAATTATCGACGGCAGCGGCCGTTTACTGGAAGAGAACGATTATTATGCGTTCGGTCAGCGGCATCCCCGCAGCGAACACGCACAGTCTTCCGCAAACCGCTTTAAATACAACGGCAAGGAATTACAGACGGTCGGCGCCTGGGGTATCTGGACTACGGTGCCTGTATATACGACCAGTCCTTGGGGCGGTGGTTTACGACGCCCCCCTTGTCTGAAAAGTATTACGATTTGAGTCCGTATGTGTATTGTGGGAATAATTCTATCAATGCTGTTGATTTACATGGGATAGTATAACTACAATTATTCAGGAACTGATGCTTTTGTAAACTCATTAACAACTGCATTAAATGATTTACGGATGGGTGGAAATGTTGGTAATGCTTTAGTGTCTGATTTAGTTAGTTCGACAAAAAATGTACAGATAGTACAAGGGAAAAATACAGTTGACCTAAATGAAGTTTATGTAAAATGGAATCCTAATTCAACAACAGGAGGAATGAACCAAATTGGTACAGAAAACAGACCAGCGTACATAGGGTTAGGACATGAAATGGCTCATATTCAGGATTGTTGGAGAGGAACTATTGATAATACAACTTGGGTAACTGTTGGAGGAACTACAATACCAAATGCAGAAAAATATGCTACTCATATAGAAAATCAGTTAAGGGCAGAAAATGATATACCTTTGCGTACTCATTATGGAATAGATGTGAGTTCAGGAAGACGAGTTGGATTAGAGAGTACTCGAATAATTCATGGAAATTTAAGTTTATTTTATAATTAATCAAATGGAAGAAGTCTAGGGGGTATCCCTTTGTTATATATACCATTTTTTTATAGAAATAAATAAATTATGAAAAAATATATATTCGGTTCAGTATTTGCCTGTATCTTTTTGTGTTGTGGTACGTCTAGAAACACTTATCATTCTAAGATATACCACAAGATTTATAATTGTCAAGGTATTGACATTAAATTATTAAATCAGAATAGGAAACACTCTCGTTATGTGAAAATACAGATGGACAATATAAATAAGTTAATACAGTGGGATTATTTGGCCAAATTAAATTATTCAAAAGAAAATGATACTATTTATATTTTGGAAATGGATGGTATCCAAGGCGATTTCTTTTTTACCGTTTGGAATAAAAATGACACATTGTCTTATACGAATGAACCTGGAAAACTTATGCAAACAGAGCAACGTTTATTCACAAAATATATGATGAAGTTAGTGTCGGATTGGAATATTCCGGAAATTAGAAGAGAAGAAAAAATTAATAAAGTGAATTTACCCGAAGAAATTATTTATGCGACTAAAATCACCTTCAATAAAGGTAAATATTTTATTGATTGTTTCACCTTTAATGATTTTTTTAATTTAAAGAGAGATGGAGTAGATTAAGAAAGCATATTGTCGTCAAGAGGCCGACCGAAAAGTAAAATAATCCTAATGAACGGGTTGTAACAAGCGGCCATGAAGTGATTGGATGCAGTCGTTCATTAGCTTTAGGACGAGGACATGCAAACTAACACGTTGATGCAGTTCAAACAGAAAACTTGATTTTACGAGTTATGGGGATTAATTATATTAATATATGGTAGTACTCATGGGCCAAGAATTGTTATTTCGAATCCATCTGCTCTACCAGAATTTAAATAGAAATTTATATGAAATTTTTTTGTATATGATATTAGTATTTTTTGTAATCCCAATTTGGCTATATAGTTAAAATAATACTCAATCTGTTCGTATTTACGATGAATATGAGGCGGGTAGACGAATTATTAGGGAAATTATTGTAGAGAATAATTTAGAAGATACACTAAAAAGCTGTGCTTATGCAGGTTATTTTATTGGTCCATCTCTTTTTCTCATTATCAAGGAAGCAGATTCATTTTTTGAAGTATATCAAGGAGAAAGAGATAAAGGAATTTTAAATGTCTATAAATTTGATTTAGCAGATAAACGTTTGAGTTCTTTGTTTTCAGGGACGAAGCATGACGAGATTATATATGACGTCCAATCCTCAGAATATACTGCTATTTATTATTATTTCATTTTGTATGATAAGAATCACGATAAAAAATTGGAGTTTAATATATCGACAATGTCTGCATATAAAATGCTCAAAAATCAAAAAAAATCGTAAAATATTATCATTTACAAAAGAGCAGCAACGACTTATTTGGAAATTATTTGGACTTTTTTGATAAACAGTACAACAAGTAGGTAACTAAATATTTCCGCAATCGGCAAGCATTCCTTCAGCAACAGACAGAGGAACTTTCAGTCAATATAATACAAATATTATGGTCGGACCTTTGGGAACTGTAAAGACTGCTACTATAAACTCTAATGGGACTTTAAATTTTCCCAATAGATCCAATGGGGCGTTATTTATAATAGGAATACAACGCTACAAGTAGAATTTACAAGAAAAGCTATTCAAAACATAATAAAAAATGAAAATTATGAAAAAGTGTGTGTATTGGATTTTATTCCTATTTATATGTCAAATTTCTATGGCTCAAGAAAATAGAAAAAATTTTGATTTTATAGTCTGTGTTGATGGAGAAATTGTAACTTCATTAACTAAACCTGTAATTATAGTTAAGCAAGGTATGAATGTTTTGAAAAGAATAGATATAAACTACTACGCAGGTAATTTATCATTGAGTTCCGAAGATTATAATCTGATTCTTTCAGAGCAAGAAATTACCTTGTTTCTTCAATTTGATTATTATCAATATTCATCTAAAGGGAAACAGGAAATTTATAATTATGAAATCGAAATAGGAAAGAATTGGTTTGAACAGACATTTGTTATTCTTAAAATTTACAATTTAGACAAAAAGAAGTATAAGAAAAGATTAGCCCCATTATCAAAAGACAAAAAATATACTTTTGATTTAGAAACTTCTGAAGGACAAATGATAAGAGTTAGAAAAAGATAAATTATTTCCCTTTCATTTTATAATATTGTTTGGCTATTGAAGTTCTTTATTCTCTTCGTAAAGAAAGATTGAATGATAAGGAATAAGACTGTTTTACTATTTTCCCGGCAGAATTTCTGCCGGGATTTTTTAATCTATATATTTGGGGGCTTTTCAAATAAATTTGAATTTTGAATATAATCTTCTACATTTGTTACACAATGTCAGGGAAGGTGGTACGATTATAGCTGGTTATGAATACGGTTACGGCGGAGTTAAGTTAAAGGTATGGGGTAGTGACGGCAACGGTTATGCTTATGTGGGGAAGTCTGGTTTACCGGTGGTAGTTCTTTTGTTTTTGAAAGCGGTCTTTTCGGTGAGGGAGTGGTGAGCGGCAGCAGTATCTGTTATCATCTGAAAGATCATCTGGGCAGTATCCGCGCAATTGTCGACGGCAGCGGCCGTTTACTGGAAGAAAACGATTATTATGCTTTCGGTCATCGGCATCCCCGCAGCGAACACGCCCAGTCTTCCGCAAACCGCTTTAAATACAACGGCAAGGAATTACAGACGGTCGGTGGCCTGGGCTATCTGGACTACGGCGCCCGCCTGTACGACCAGTCCTTAGGCCGGTGGTTTACGACGGACCCCTTGTCTGAAAAGTATTACGGTTTGAGTCCGTATGTGTATTGTGGGAATAATCCGTTAAATATGATTGATCCGGATGGGCGGGATGCGATTTATATTGCTTTTCCAAAATACAGAGCAAACGGAATTCCATTTACTGGATACGCAGGAGTTTTATTGATTGACAATAAAACAGGTCTGACAAAATACTATGAATATGGAAGATACGATAAAGAGGGTAAAGGCTTAATAAGAACTGTTACAATTTCAAATGTCGTTATAGGAAAAGACGGAAAACCTACCATTCAAAGTTTAAACAAAGTAATATAATCGGAACAGGCAATGAAAAAGATGCAAAAATTAAGATTAAAGATAATAAAGATTAAATTGTTATATTTTTTTGCAGGAATTATAATAGCTATTATTTGTGCGATTTTATTCTTTAATTGGAAGTTCAAGCAATCATGTGAAGAATGGAAAAAACCTGTAAATGTTCCTATTTCTGCTGTTTGGAAAGGCGGTTGTGATGGTGGTAATTGGGTGGAATTGGTAGATATTAAGACAGATACAATTCGATTTAGAATTTACCGTGATTGGAATGGCGATTTAATATTGGATGCAGATTTTGTATATCAAAATTGCAATGATTTACGATTGACAGAAGCAAATTGGAATGAATACGTTTCGTATTTTGATAATGCTTTGGAAATATATAGTAAATTTCAATCGGATAGTAGTTATTGTCGATTAATTCCTGTTTATCCTGCATATTACGAGGAAAAAGTTGAATAATAATTAAACAAGAGGCAGTTTTAATTGGCTTGTTTTAAATATTAAGAACGAGATTCATTTTTGAATCCCGTTCTTTCTTTCTCCTTAGGAAAAAGATAGGATTTATTGACTGAATTTCAGTAGTAAAGTCTTTTACTTAAAAAATATTATCTTTTATATTATATTGTTATGTGATTACACAAAAAATTTACTATTATAAATTGTAAGATAAGAATTATTATATTCAAGTAAACGATAGCTTGAAATATAGGTTTCCCGGCAGAAATTCTGTCGGGATTTTTTTGTTTTTTATGATGTAAATAAAACAGGTAAATACGTACGACAACCGCGACCGCTTGCTCAGTCAGACGGTTTATCTGGGTGGGGTGGAAAAAGCAAAAACCACCTATGTGTATAACGAGTTGGGGCAACTACAGAATGTAACTTACGGTAATAATCTGTATACGGATACCAGGGCTTATAATATCAGGGGCTTGCAGACCCGTCAGTCGGGCACGCAGTTTACGATGAATCTGCGTTATGAGAATCCGACGAAAGGAACGGCCTGTTACAACGGGAATATTTCGGAATGGGACTGTGTTTTTCCTTTGAAAAATACGTCGTTGTATACTTTTACTTACGATAACCTGAACCGGTTTGCGGGCAACGAATATTATGAAAACAATATAAAGCGGATAGCCTATTTCGAACAGGGCATTACCTATGATAAAAACGGCAACTTACTGACATTAAACCGCCAGAATACCGGACTGTCGTCAAAGGCATATACGTACCAATATACCGGAAATCGTTTGACAGGCCTGAATGTATCCGGAGTAAACGGAACTTATACTTATGACAACTACGGAAATATGTTGTCCGACAGCCGGAAAGCTTTGAATTTAGAATATAATTTTTTAAATTTGTTATCAGGCGTAATCCAATCGGGCAGCCGTGTAGCGACTTATGCGTATGCTTCGGACGGTACGAAGCTTTCGGTTGTCGGAGCGGATGGCCGGGGTTACGAATATTACGGAAGTCTGATTTATCAGATTAACGGCAGTTCTTTGACTT
It encodes the following:
- a CDS encoding RHS repeat domain-containing protein encodes the protein MVSGSSICYHLKDHLGSIRAIVDGSGRLLEENDYYAFGHRHPRSEHAQSSANRFKYNGKELQTVGGLGYLDYGARLYDQSLGRWFTTDPLSEKYYGLSPYVYCGNNPLNMIDPDGRDAIYIAFPKYRANGIPFTGYAGVLLIDNKTGLTKYYEYGRYDKEGKGLIRTVTISNVVIGKDGKPTIQSLNKVI
- a CDS encoding RHS repeat domain-containing protein → MLHNVREGGTIIAGYEYGYGGVKLKVWDSDGNGYAYVGSLVYRVTGSSFVFESGLFSEGVVSGSGICYPLKDHLGSIRAIIDGNGRLLEENDYYAFGHRHPRSEQAQSSANRFKYNGKELQTVGGLGYLDYGARLYDQSSGRWFTTAPCLKSITV